From a single Cupriavidus taiwanensis LMG 19424 genomic region:
- a CDS encoding hemerythrin domain-containing protein: protein MDKSKIPADQAEALGALMDDHRAAKKQFKAFKDTEDRDEKESIALEVCHQLTVHATIEEEIFYPALRGVSEEIDAMLDEAQVEHQVAKDLIAAIEEDPAGDMLEANFTVLSEYVSHHIEEEEGELFKNVIKEKVDLRDVAQAMAARKEELMRETA from the coding sequence GTGGACAAATCGAAGATCCCCGCAGACCAGGCCGAGGCCCTCGGTGCCTTGATGGACGACCACCGTGCCGCCAAGAAGCAGTTCAAGGCGTTCAAGGACACCGAGGACCGCGACGAGAAAGAGTCGATCGCGCTCGAGGTGTGCCATCAGCTGACGGTGCACGCCACCATCGAGGAAGAAATCTTCTATCCGGCGTTGCGTGGCGTTAGCGAAGAGATCGACGCCATGCTGGACGAGGCGCAGGTCGAGCACCAGGTGGCCAAGGACCTGATCGCGGCGATCGAAGAGGATCCGGCGGGCGACATGCTCGAGGCCAACTTCACGGTGCTGTCGGAATACGTCTCCCACCACATCGAGGAAGAGGAAGGCGAGCTGTTCAAGAATGTGATCAAGGAAAAGGTCGACCTGCGCGACGTGGCCCAGGCTATGGCCGCGCGCAAGGAAGAGCTGATGCGCGAGACGGCATGA
- the fdxA gene encoding ferredoxin FdxA, whose protein sequence is MTFVVTDACIQCRHTDCVEVCPMSCFHEGPNFLAIDPDQCIDCSMCVPLCPVGAIYSEHDLPEDQRHFLALNAELSRRPDWLPLTQAKGPLPDHEQWAGHPDRLSLLRR, encoded by the coding sequence ATGACGTTTGTCGTGACGGATGCCTGCATCCAGTGCCGCCACACCGACTGTGTCGAGGTCTGCCCGATGTCGTGTTTCCACGAAGGGCCGAACTTCCTTGCCATCGATCCTGACCAATGCATCGACTGCTCGATGTGCGTGCCGCTGTGCCCGGTCGGTGCGATCTATTCCGAGCACGACCTGCCGGAAGACCAGCGCCATTTCCTCGCGCTCAACGCCGAGCTGTCGCGACGGCCGGACTGGCTGCCGCTGACGCAGGCGAAGGGACCGCTGCCGGACCACGAGCAGTGGGCCGGCCATCCTGACCGCCTGTCGTTGCTGCGGCGCTAG
- a CDS encoding substrate-binding domain-containing protein has product MIRISIHPHLQIRDDARPGGEPLDVSRLVALLGHIGDSGSISQSAQAVSLSYRYAWGILRDAEALFGGPLIDKTRGRGSALTPLAQQLVWASKRIGARLSPTLDSLASELEIELKKLMAQPEATARLHASHGFAVAALRDFLDEQQVRHDLKYCGSVEAVAALAEGACDIAGFHVPVGEFEHGMWRHFTTWLKPETHCLVHLAVRSQGLFVRPGNPLGIHTLEDLTRREVRFVNRQVGSGTRLLLDLMLAARGIDSARIEGYSNGEFTHAAVAAYIGSGMADVGFGVETAARRFGLAFVPVIKERYFFAIERAKLRSAALAGAVGALTSEAFRQRVNALPGYDGTLTGTVLTLSEAFPDYLDTPQR; this is encoded by the coding sequence ATGATCCGCATCTCGATCCACCCCCATCTGCAAATCCGGGACGACGCCCGGCCGGGCGGCGAACCCCTGGACGTGTCCAGGCTGGTCGCCCTGCTCGGCCATATCGGCGACTCGGGCAGCATCAGCCAGTCCGCCCAGGCGGTGTCGCTGTCGTACCGCTATGCCTGGGGCATCCTGCGCGATGCCGAGGCGCTGTTCGGCGGTCCGCTGATCGACAAGACGCGCGGGCGCGGCAGCGCCCTGACGCCCCTGGCGCAGCAGTTGGTGTGGGCCAGCAAGCGGATTGGCGCCCGGCTGTCGCCGACGCTGGACAGCCTGGCGTCCGAACTCGAGATCGAGCTGAAAAAGCTGATGGCGCAGCCGGAGGCGACGGCGCGGCTGCATGCCAGCCACGGCTTCGCGGTGGCGGCGCTGCGCGACTTCCTCGACGAGCAGCAGGTGCGACACGACCTGAAATACTGCGGCAGCGTCGAGGCGGTGGCGGCGCTGGCCGAAGGCGCGTGCGACATCGCCGGCTTCCACGTGCCGGTGGGCGAGTTCGAGCACGGCATGTGGCGCCACTTCACCACCTGGCTCAAGCCCGAGACGCACTGCCTGGTGCACCTGGCGGTGCGCAGCCAGGGGCTGTTCGTGCGGCCGGGCAACCCGCTCGGCATCCACACACTCGAGGACCTGACCCGGCGCGAAGTCCGCTTCGTCAACCGGCAGGTCGGCTCAGGCACGCGGCTGCTGCTGGATCTGATGCTGGCGGCGCGCGGCATCGACAGCGCGCGCATCGAGGGCTACAGCAACGGGGAATTCACGCACGCCGCGGTGGCGGCGTACATCGGCAGCGGCATGGCGGACGTGGGCTTTGGCGTGGAGACCGCGGCGCGGCGCTTCGGGCTGGCCTTCGTGCCGGTGATCAAGGAGCGCTACTTCTTTGCGATCGAGCGCGCCAAGCTGCGCAGCGCGGCGCTGGCCGGCGCGGTCGGGGCACTGACCAGCGAGGCCTTTCGCCAGCGCGTCAATGCGCTGCCCGGCTATGACGGCACCCTGACCGGCACCGTGCTGACCTTGTCCGAAGCCTTCCCGGACTACCTCGACACGCCGCAGCGCTAG
- a CDS encoding formate dehydrogenase subunit gamma yields MPDIAPNAPRAPDAAASPDPARIAAIVAARQHMPGALLPILHEIQDTQGFIPDTAVPVIARALNLSRAEVHGVITFYHHFRQQPAGRHVVQVCRAEACQAVGAGALAEHAQRALGCGFHETSADGQVTLEPVYCLGQCACGPAVMVGEQLHGYVDAARFDALVRTLRARSTAAPAEAEVQA; encoded by the coding sequence ATGCCAGACATCGCCCCCAACGCACCACGTGCTCCCGATGCCGCGGCATCCCCCGATCCCGCGCGCATTGCCGCCATCGTCGCGGCACGCCAGCACATGCCGGGCGCCTTGCTGCCGATCCTGCACGAGATCCAGGACACCCAGGGCTTTATTCCCGACACCGCCGTGCCCGTGATCGCGCGCGCGCTGAACCTGTCGCGCGCCGAAGTGCATGGCGTGATCACCTTCTACCATCACTTCCGCCAGCAGCCCGCCGGCCGGCACGTGGTGCAGGTATGCCGCGCCGAGGCATGCCAGGCCGTGGGCGCCGGGGCGCTCGCCGAGCATGCGCAGCGCGCGCTGGGCTGTGGCTTCCATGAAACCAGCGCGGACGGGCAAGTGACGCTCGAGCCGGTCTATTGCCTGGGGCAGTGCGCCTGCGGCCCGGCGGTGATGGTGGGCGAGCAGTTGCACGGCTATGTCGATGCCGCGCGCTTCGACGCGTTGGTGCGCACGCTGCGCGCGCGGTCCACGGCGGCACCGGCAGAGGCGGAGGTCCAGGCATGA
- a CDS encoding formate dehydrogenase beta subunit, with amino-acid sequence MSATTTVFVPRDSTALALGADEVARAIAREAAARGEAVRIVRNGSRGMFWLEPLVEVQTAAGRVAYGPVSAADVPGLFDGGLLQGGAHALAHGLTEEIPFLKRQERLTFARVGITDPLSLDDYRAHEGYAGLERALAMQPAEIVQEVTDSGLRGRGGAAFPTGIKWKTVLGAQAAVKYIVCNADEGDSGTFSDRMVMEDDPFMLIEGMTIAGLAVGAEQGYIYCRSEYPHAIAVLESAIGIANAAGWLGDDIRGSGKRFHLEVRKGAGAYVCGEETALLESLEGRRGVVRAKPPLPALKGLFGQPTVINNVISLATVPVILARGAQCYRDYGMGRSRGTLPFQLAGNIRHGGLVEKAFGVTLRELLVDYGGGTRSGRAIRAVQVGGPLGAYLPESRFDVPLDYEAYAAFGGVVGHGGIVVFDETVDMAKQARYAMEFCAIESCGKCTPCRIGSTRGVEVMDRIIAGEQPVRHVQLVRDLCDTMLNGSLCAMGGMTPYPVLSALNEFPEDFGLASNPARAA; translated from the coding sequence ATGAGCGCGACCACCACTGTCTTTGTGCCGCGGGACTCCACCGCGCTGGCGCTGGGCGCGGATGAAGTCGCGCGAGCCATCGCGCGCGAGGCCGCCGCGCGCGGCGAGGCGGTGCGCATCGTGCGCAACGGTTCGCGCGGCATGTTCTGGCTGGAGCCGCTGGTCGAGGTGCAGACCGCCGCCGGACGCGTGGCCTATGGCCCGGTCAGCGCGGCCGACGTGCCGGGGCTTTTCGACGGCGGGCTGCTGCAGGGCGGCGCGCACGCGCTGGCGCATGGCCTAACCGAAGAGATCCCGTTCCTGAAGCGTCAGGAGCGCCTGACCTTCGCCCGCGTCGGCATCACCGATCCGCTGTCGCTGGACGACTACCGCGCGCACGAAGGCTACGCCGGCCTGGAGCGCGCGCTCGCCATGCAGCCCGCCGAGATCGTGCAGGAAGTCACCGACTCCGGCCTGCGCGGCCGCGGCGGCGCGGCGTTCCCGACCGGCATCAAGTGGAAGACGGTGCTGGGCGCGCAAGCCGCGGTCAAGTACATCGTCTGCAATGCCGACGAAGGCGATTCGGGCACGTTCTCCGACCGCATGGTGATGGAGGACGACCCGTTCATGCTGATCGAGGGCATGACCATCGCCGGCCTCGCGGTCGGTGCGGAGCAGGGCTATATCTACTGCCGCTCCGAATATCCGCACGCGATCGCGGTGCTGGAGAGCGCAATCGGCATCGCCAACGCCGCCGGCTGGCTCGGTGACGACATTCGCGGCAGCGGCAAGCGCTTCCACCTCGAAGTGCGCAAGGGCGCCGGTGCCTACGTCTGCGGCGAGGAAACCGCGCTGCTGGAAAGCCTGGAAGGCCGCCGCGGCGTGGTGCGGGCCAAGCCGCCGCTGCCGGCGCTGAAGGGACTGTTCGGCCAGCCCACGGTGATCAACAACGTGATCTCGCTGGCCACGGTGCCAGTGATCCTGGCGCGCGGCGCGCAGTGCTATCGCGACTACGGCATGGGCCGCTCGCGCGGCACGCTGCCGTTCCAGCTGGCCGGCAACATCCGCCACGGCGGGCTGGTGGAGAAGGCGTTCGGCGTCACGCTGCGCGAGCTGCTGGTCGATTACGGCGGCGGCACGCGCAGCGGCCGCGCGATCCGTGCGGTGCAGGTGGGCGGGCCGCTGGGCGCCTACCTGCCCGAGTCGCGCTTCGACGTGCCGCTGGACTATGAAGCCTATGCCGCGTTCGGCGGCGTGGTCGGCCACGGCGGCATCGTGGTGTTCGACGAGACTGTCGACATGGCGAAGCAGGCGCGCTACGCGATGGAGTTCTGCGCGATCGAATCGTGCGGCAAATGCACGCCGTGCCGGATCGGCTCGACCCGCGGCGTCGAAGTGATGGACCGCATCATCGCCGGCGAGCAGCCGGTGCGGCATGTGCAACTGGTGCGCGACCTGTGCGACACCATGCTCAACGGCTCGCTGTGCGCAATGGGCGGCATGACGCCGTACCCGGTGCTGTCCGCGCTGAATGAATTCCCCGAGGACTTCGGCCTCGCATCCAATCCGGCCAGGGCCGCCTGA
- the fdhF gene encoding formate dehydrogenase subunit alpha, with protein sequence MNARNEIDFGTPASPSTDMVTLEVDGVSVTVPAGTSVMRAAMEAQIAVPKLCATDSLEAFGSCRLCLVEIEGRRGYPASCTTPVEAGMKVKTQSDKLADLRRGVMELYISDHPLDCLTCPTNGNCELQDMAGVVGLREVRYNDGGPDAKPIATHTQMKKDESNPYFTYDPSKCIVCNRCVRACEETQGTFALTISGRGFDSRVSPGTSQPFMESDCVSCGACVQACPTATLTETSIIKLGQPSHSTVTTCAYCGVGCSFKAEMKGNEVVRMVPYKDGKANEGHACVKGRFAWGYATHKDRILKPMIRAKITDPWREVSWEEAIDYAASEFKRIQATHGKDSIGGIVSSRCTNEEGYLVQKLVRAAFGNNNVDTCARVCHSPTGYGLKQTLGESAGTQTFKSVEKADVIMVIGANPTDGHPVFASRMKKRLRAGAKLIVVDPRRIDLVDSPHIRADFHLQLRPGTNVALVTSLAHVIVTEGLLNEAFIAERCENRAFQQWRDFVALPENSPEAMESVTGIPAGQLRGAARLYATGGNAAIYYGLGVTEHAQGSTTVMGIANLAMATGNIGREGVGVNPLRGQNNVQGSCDIGSFPHELPGYRHVSDTTVRGLFESAWNVEISPEPGLRIPNMFEAALAGSFKGLYCQGEDIVQSDPNTQHVSEALSSMECIVVQDIFLNETAKYAHVFLPGSSFLEKDGTFTNAERRISRVRKVMPPKARYADWEATMLLANALGYPMDYRHPSEIMDEIARLTPTFAGVSYQRLDELGSIQWPCNADAPEGTPTMHIDAFVRGKGKFIITRYVPTSEKVTRAFPLILTTGRILSQYNVGAQTRRTDNVHWHAEDRLEIHPHDAEERGIKDGDWVGVQSRAGDTVLRAIVSERMQPGVVYTTFHFPESGANVITTDNSDWATNCPEYKVTAVQVLPVAQPSAWQRQYQDFNATQLRLLEAASADPAQAAG encoded by the coding sequence ATGAACGCCCGCAACGAGATCGATTTCGGCACCCCCGCCAGCCCTTCGACCGACATGGTCACCCTGGAGGTCGACGGCGTCAGCGTCACCGTGCCTGCCGGCACCTCGGTGATGCGCGCCGCGATGGAAGCGCAGATCGCCGTCCCCAAGCTGTGCGCCACCGACAGCCTGGAAGCCTTTGGCTCGTGCCGGCTGTGCCTGGTCGAAATCGAGGGGCGCCGCGGCTATCCGGCCTCGTGCACGACGCCGGTGGAAGCCGGCATGAAGGTGAAGACCCAGAGCGACAAGCTTGCCGACCTGCGCCGCGGCGTGATGGAGCTGTATATCTCCGACCATCCGCTCGATTGCCTGACCTGCCCCACCAACGGCAACTGCGAGCTGCAGGACATGGCCGGCGTGGTGGGTTTGCGTGAGGTGCGCTACAACGACGGCGGCCCCGACGCGAAACCGATCGCGACGCACACGCAGATGAAGAAGGACGAGTCCAATCCCTACTTCACCTACGACCCGTCCAAGTGCATCGTCTGCAACCGCTGCGTGCGCGCCTGCGAGGAAACGCAGGGCACCTTCGCGCTGACCATCAGCGGCCGGGGATTCGATTCCCGCGTCTCGCCCGGCACCAGCCAGCCGTTCATGGAGTCGGATTGCGTCTCGTGCGGCGCCTGCGTGCAGGCCTGCCCGACCGCGACGCTGACCGAGACCTCGATCATCAAGCTGGGCCAGCCCTCGCACAGCACCGTGACCACCTGCGCCTATTGCGGCGTGGGCTGCTCGTTCAAGGCCGAGATGAAGGGCAACGAAGTGGTGCGCATGGTGCCGTACAAGGACGGCAAGGCCAACGAGGGCCACGCCTGCGTCAAGGGCCGCTTCGCCTGGGGCTACGCCACGCACAAGGACCGCATTCTCAAGCCGATGATCCGGGCGAAGATCACCGATCCGTGGCGCGAGGTATCGTGGGAAGAGGCCATCGACTATGCCGCGTCCGAGTTCAAGCGCATCCAGGCCACGCACGGCAAGGACTCCATCGGCGGCATCGTGTCATCGCGCTGCACCAACGAAGAGGGCTACCTGGTGCAGAAGCTGGTGCGCGCCGCATTCGGTAACAACAACGTCGATACCTGCGCGCGCGTGTGCCATTCGCCGACCGGCTACGGCCTCAAGCAGACGCTGGGCGAATCGGCGGGCACGCAGACCTTCAAGTCGGTCGAGAAGGCCGACGTGATCATGGTGATCGGCGCCAACCCGACCGATGGCCACCCGGTGTTCGCCTCGCGCATGAAGAAGCGACTGCGCGCCGGCGCGAAGCTGATCGTGGTCGATCCGCGCCGCATCGACCTGGTCGATTCGCCGCATATCCGCGCGGACTTCCACCTGCAGCTGCGCCCCGGCACCAACGTCGCGCTGGTGACGTCGCTCGCGCATGTGATCGTCACCGAAGGGCTGCTCAACGAAGCCTTCATTGCCGAGCGCTGCGAGAACCGCGCGTTCCAGCAGTGGCGCGACTTTGTCGCGCTGCCGGAGAACTCGCCCGAGGCGATGGAGAGCGTCACCGGCATCCCCGCCGGACAGCTGCGCGGCGCGGCGCGCCTCTACGCGACCGGCGGCAACGCCGCAATCTACTACGGCCTGGGCGTGACCGAGCACGCGCAAGGCTCGACCACCGTGATGGGCATCGCCAACCTTGCCATGGCCACCGGCAATATCGGCCGCGAGGGCGTCGGCGTGAACCCGCTGCGCGGGCAGAACAACGTGCAGGGCTCGTGCGATATCGGCTCGTTCCCGCATGAGCTGCCGGGCTATCGCCACGTGTCGGACACGACCGTGCGCGGCCTGTTCGAATCGGCATGGAATGTCGAGATCAGCCCCGAGCCGGGCCTGCGCATCCCCAACATGTTCGAGGCCGCGCTGGCGGGCAGCTTCAAGGGCCTGTACTGCCAGGGCGAGGACATCGTGCAGTCGGACCCGAACACGCAGCACGTGTCCGAGGCGCTGTCGTCGATGGAATGCATCGTGGTGCAGGACATCTTCCTGAACGAGACCGCCAAATATGCCCATGTGTTCCTGCCGGGCTCGTCGTTCCTGGAAAAGGACGGCACCTTCACCAACGCCGAGCGCCGCATCTCGCGCGTGCGCAAGGTGATGCCGCCCAAGGCGCGCTATGCCGACTGGGAGGCCACCATGCTGCTGGCCAATGCGCTCGGGTACCCGATGGACTACCGGCATCCGTCCGAAATCATGGACGAGATCGCGCGGCTGACGCCGACCTTCGCCGGTGTCAGCTACCAGCGCCTGGATGAACTCGGCAGCATCCAGTGGCCATGCAATGCTGACGCGCCGGAAGGCACGCCGACCATGCATATCGATGCCTTCGTGCGCGGCAAGGGCAAGTTCATCATCACCAGGTACGTGCCCACCAGCGAGAAGGTCACGCGTGCCTTCCCGCTGATCCTGACCACCGGGCGCATCCTGTCCCAGTACAACGTCGGCGCGCAGACGCGGCGCACCGACAACGTCCACTGGCATGCCGAGGACCGGCTCGAGATCCACCCGCACGATGCCGAAGAGCGCGGCATCAAGGACGGCGACTGGGTCGGGGTGCAGAGCCGGGCCGGCGACACTGTGCTGCGCGCCATCGTCAGCGAGCGCATGCAGCCGGGCGTGGTCTACACCACGTTCCACTTCCCCGAGTCGGGCGCCAACGTGATCACCACGGACAACTCGGACTGGGCTACCAACTGCCCCGAGTACAAGGTGACCGCGGTGCAGGTGCTGCCGGTGGCGCAGCCGTCGGCGTGGCAGCGGCAGTACCAGGACTTCAACGCCACGCAGCTGCGGCTGCTGGAGGCGGCCAGCGCCGATCCGGCGCAGGCCGCGGGCTGA
- the fdhD gene encoding formate dehydrogenase accessory sulfurtransferase FdhD — protein MMRCMQSPERHPAAAEAAATPTHSTFAVNRWRGAELMLGPDEVAEEVPVALEYNGISHAVMLATPADLEDFALGFSLSEGIVDSAREVYDIEIDTRAHGIAVQLDIASAAFMRLKDRRRSLAGRTGCGLCGTESLEQVIRTPAPVRSTASFHTDVVQAAFVQLQLRQALQRHTGATHAAAWLRADGHVSMVREDVGRHNALDKLAGALARSGEDIAGGAVLVTSRASYEMVLKAAAIGAGVLAAVSAPTALAVRLAEQAGITLAGFVRPGAHVVYAHPQRLQHGSTHETPA, from the coding sequence ATGATGCGCTGCATGCAGTCGCCGGAACGCCATCCGGCCGCGGCGGAAGCCGCCGCGACCCCTACGCATAGCACCTTTGCGGTCAACCGCTGGCGCGGCGCGGAGCTGATGCTCGGGCCCGACGAGGTCGCCGAGGAAGTCCCGGTGGCGCTGGAGTACAACGGCATCTCGCACGCGGTGATGCTGGCGACGCCGGCCGACCTGGAAGACTTCGCGCTGGGCTTCAGCCTGAGCGAGGGCATCGTCGACAGCGCGCGCGAGGTCTACGACATCGAGATCGACACGCGCGCGCATGGCATCGCCGTGCAGCTGGACATCGCCTCGGCCGCCTTCATGCGGCTCAAGGACCGGCGCCGCTCGCTGGCTGGCCGGACCGGCTGCGGGCTATGCGGTACGGAATCGCTGGAACAGGTGATACGGACTCCTGCGCCGGTGCGGAGCACGGCGAGCTTCCATACCGATGTGGTCCAGGCCGCCTTCGTGCAGCTGCAGCTGCGCCAGGCCTTGCAGCGACACACCGGCGCAACCCACGCCGCCGCCTGGCTGCGCGCGGATGGCCATGTCTCGATGGTGCGCGAGGACGTGGGCCGCCACAACGCGCTGGACAAGCTGGCCGGTGCGCTTGCCCGCAGCGGCGAAGACATCGCCGGCGGCGCGGTGCTGGTCACCAGCCGCGCCAGCTATGAGATGGTCCTGAAGGCCGCCGCCATCGGCGCCGGCGTGCTGGCGGCGGTGTCCGCCCCCACCGCGCTGGCGGTGCGCCTGGCCGAACAGGCCGGCATCACCCTGGCCGGCTTCGTGCGCCCCGGCGCGCACGTGGTCTACGCCCACCCCCAACGACTGCAGCACGGCAGCACCCACGAGACCCCGGCATGA
- a CDS encoding formate dehydrogenase subunit delta, with amino-acid sequence MKIDNLITMANQIGSFFEAMPDREEAVSDIAGHIKRFWEPRMRRALLGHVDAEAGSGLLEIVQEALGRHRAMLE; translated from the coding sequence ATGAAGATCGACAACCTCATCACCATGGCCAACCAGATCGGCAGCTTCTTCGAAGCCATGCCCGATCGCGAGGAAGCCGTTTCGGATATCGCCGGGCATATCAAGCGCTTCTGGGAACCGCGCATGCGCCGGGCCTTGCTGGGGCATGTCGACGCCGAGGCCGGCAGCGGGCTGCTGGAGATCGTGCAGGAGGCGCTGGGCAGGCATCGGGCCATGCTGGAGTAG
- a CDS encoding type VI secretion system protein TssA: MEPVAREKPCGDDLEYDPEFVLLMARAAPKAEAQYGNFVSEPEAVNWADLERDCRRLLLRTRDIRILVLWLRCRTRPGMASGLRDGLATLACMLAKWPDEIHPQLLVDGEADPAMRANALAALTDPEGLMRDIRELVITGNAALRLQIRDVERSLGMPRPADALAPESVRLQLQALRQQNSPALAALDQAAGHAAAIDRWAKANLRENGPDLSPLLKLLGMLTTSVATAPAPPAAAAAAAARACVSADCPSDKGAAGSPCASAAAVHPDKPEDRDAALAGIRGARDWFERHEPSSPVSLLLRQAERLAGKRFDEVFQAIPAELVARWSQDI, translated from the coding sequence CTGGAGCCGGTCGCACGCGAGAAGCCATGCGGTGACGACCTGGAATACGACCCCGAGTTCGTCCTGCTGATGGCCAGGGCGGCGCCAAAGGCGGAGGCGCAGTACGGCAACTTCGTCAGCGAGCCCGAAGCCGTCAACTGGGCGGATCTGGAACGCGACTGCCGGCGCCTGCTGCTGCGCACGCGCGACATCCGCATCCTGGTGCTGTGGCTGCGCTGCCGTACCCGGCCGGGCATGGCAAGCGGCCTGCGCGACGGACTCGCGACCCTGGCGTGCATGCTGGCGAAATGGCCGGATGAAATCCATCCGCAGTTGCTCGTCGATGGCGAGGCCGATCCCGCGATGCGCGCCAATGCGCTGGCAGCGCTGACGGATCCGGAAGGGCTGATGCGGGACATTCGCGAACTCGTCATCACCGGCAACGCGGCGCTTCGGCTGCAGATCCGGGATGTCGAGCGCTCGCTCGGCATGCCGCGGCCCGCCGACGCCCTGGCACCGGAATCGGTACGGCTGCAGCTGCAGGCGCTGCGCCAGCAGAACAGCCCTGCCCTCGCGGCCCTGGATCAGGCCGCTGGTCATGCAGCGGCTATCGACCGCTGGGCCAAAGCCAATCTGCGGGAGAACGGTCCTGACTTGAGCCCGTTGCTAAAGCTGCTTGGCATGCTGACCACCTCGGTCGCGACCGCGCCGGCACCGCCTGCCGCTGCGGCAGCAGCGGCGGCACGAGCCTGCGTGTCTGCCGATTGCCCTTCCGATAAGGGTGCGGCCGGCAGTCCTTGTGCCAGCGCAGCCGCCGTGCACCCGGACAAGCCGGAAGATCGCGATGCCGCGCTGGCCGGCATCCGCGGCGCGCGTGACTGGTTCGAGCGCCACGAGCCCAGCAGTCCGGTGTCACTGCTGCTCAGGCAGGCCGAACGGCTGGCCGGCAAGCGCTTCGATGAGGTGTTCCAGGCGATTCCCGCCGAGCTGGTGGCGCGCTGGTCGCAGGACATATAG
- the tssG gene encoding type VI secretion system baseplate subunit TssG, giving the protein MFENNRDDAPPGPVTTAAPGHYAGQAPWKLSFLGLLRHLSATHPALPPIGLASLPRDEPFRAGQQAALTFAPREIARMEMVSGRFQVQLFGLGMLGPNGPLPIHLTEIVRERSEAHRDSATADFLDLFHHRAFIQFYRAWAGAQAAAGLDRRDDEVFSRYIGWLAGNETEDIAHSALPPHARLAASAHHVREARNPDGIAATLSHFFGVPVRLEEYVLHWIAVDPAEHCRLGHAGTAGVMGLGAMLGEMVPDRQHKFRLVIGPLGLQQYLNFTPDGRDLPTLIEWVRAFVGFEFVWDAELQVMPDAAPPAVLGSQERLGWSTWLGEPDRDRAITGMVFEPEHYATR; this is encoded by the coding sequence ATGTTTGAGAACAACCGCGACGATGCGCCGCCCGGGCCCGTGACGACCGCCGCACCGGGACACTATGCCGGCCAGGCACCCTGGAAGCTGAGCTTTCTGGGGCTCCTGCGACATCTGTCCGCCACGCACCCCGCATTGCCCCCGATCGGCCTGGCCAGCCTGCCACGCGACGAGCCCTTCCGGGCTGGCCAGCAGGCCGCGCTCACCTTCGCGCCTCGCGAGATCGCACGCATGGAGATGGTGTCCGGGCGGTTCCAGGTGCAGTTGTTTGGCCTGGGCATGCTGGGGCCCAACGGGCCGCTGCCGATCCACCTGACGGAAATCGTACGCGAGCGCAGCGAGGCCCACCGGGACAGTGCCACCGCAGACTTTCTTGACCTGTTTCACCATCGCGCCTTCATTCAGTTCTATCGGGCATGGGCAGGCGCGCAGGCCGCCGCTGGCCTCGACCGGCGCGACGATGAGGTGTTCTCCCGCTATATCGGCTGGCTGGCGGGCAATGAAACCGAAGACATCGCGCACAGCGCGCTGCCCCCTCACGCCCGGCTCGCTGCGAGCGCACACCACGTGCGCGAAGCGCGCAACCCCGACGGCATTGCGGCCACGCTCTCCCACTTTTTCGGGGTGCCGGTCAGGCTTGAAGAGTACGTATTGCACTGGATCGCCGTCGATCCGGCCGAGCACTGCCGCCTGGGGCACGCGGGCACCGCAGGCGTGATGGGACTGGGCGCCATGCTGGGCGAAATGGTGCCGGACCGCCAGCACAAGTTCCGCCTGGTAATCGGGCCGCTCGGGCTGCAACAGTACCTGAACTTTACGCCCGACGGCAGGGATCTTCCGACGCTCATCGAATGGGTGCGCGCCTTCGTTGGTTTCGAGTTCGTCTGGGACGCCGAGCTGCAGGTAATGCCGGACGCGGCGCCCCCCGCGGTGCTGGGCTCGCAGGAGCGCCTTGGCTGGTCCACGTGGCTGGGCGAACCGGATCGCGACCGCGCCATCACCGGGATGGTATTCGAGCCCGAACACTACGCAACACGATGA